ATTGGCTCACAAGACAGCTGTGCAGTTGACAAGTAACATGAGCCTTATGTGAGAAGAAGGGGAAATCGTAAGATTTGCATATAATTATTGAGATCATGCAAATGTCAGTtatgaagaggggaaaaaaacacaggcatCTCACTGTTAAATCCTGACAGTTGGCATCACCGAAGAACTCAAATACACTTGAGCACCGGTTGGCAGAGGgtcattaaaacagaatttgcagAGACATTAGCTCCCTCACTTTTCTTTGAGTGACGTTTTACTATTAATAGTttgcagaggctttgcagaaaaCATATTAATAAGAGAAACTGTAATGGGGGTATCTACAGCAAGTGCAAATGCATAAAGGGGTGCCCAAGAAGCTAGCCTCTAATTGATCAGCTAGTGCTATCACTGTGACTATGCTAAAGTGAGGAGAGAGTGCAATGACAAGCAGGCATAGCTGAATAATACAATATGGTATTTGGAAGCTGGGAGGGAGAGTGATTAGTTTCTGGCCTTTTACTTTGCTAATCTCATTTCCAACTCATGTCTTACTAGATTGTCTAAAAACAGTCTGGTTGAAGCCTATAAAATGGTCCCTGagagaaatgaagcaaagatAATCCTTACAGTATTTGTCAGTGTGAAATATGTCTTTGTTTTACTGGACAATACTGTACATTACCATGCTTTGATGTACTGTATCAGTGCCCTCATTTAAGCACCAGTCCTCCCCCCTCCAATGCCTCCCTGTCTCCAAACCTAGAACCGAATGTGCAGAGAATGAATTAGCTTCCCTTTAAGGGAATATTCTCTTCAGATTTAATTTGTATAAAATGCACTAGCAGCTTACTGAACTCATGAATAAAGAGAGAGGGTTCtgaattctattttatttcctgctccTTTCAACACCACCATAAAGCTCATTACCtatgttaaaaaatacatacaatgCAAATTTTGCAAATGGTTTGGAACATGTTCCATAAAAGCtttgttactgaaaacaaaactttcaataATAAAATCCTGCCTCATTCATTTGGCATATTTTTGTAAAGTGCTTTTTGATCATTCTTTTCTAATCTATTGTTTCAGCTAAATCAGCACTTCACAGGAGCTAAAGGTACCTCTACCAGAGATGAAAGGAATTTAGACACAACAGAACCAGTTAATTTTCCAAGTGAAACTGAAAGATTGGAGAAAAAGCTAACCTGTAGAGAAAGAAGCAGTGACTTGCTGAGGCACCCTGTGCCTATCGGTTCCTCATCTGAAAATACTTCAcaagagacaggaaaagaattaaaagacaATGCCAAGTATTCCATAAGAGATTATAATAGTCAGCCATTAGGAAAGGAAGTCACTGCTGGCTCggcaaacagcagcaagcagtCTTGGGATCATACTGGTACCAGTGATACCCTTTcattagcaaaatattttcctggaaCAAAGCAGAATGAGGCTATTGATATTGTGGCTACTATCTCAAGCCGACAACGAAAGAGCCACACAGATATTTCAAGAGGTGAAACACATAGTGCCTCAGGAAGTAAGATGATGGAGAGGTTATTCATCAGTGAGGATGCTGCTGATACCTCGAAAGAGGCCTGTGAAATGAGACCAGAAACCATTTCCTCAGTGCATGATGAATCCACGCAATTAAATACGTGCATAACAGAAACGCTGGATGGCAATGCTAATCCAGCTCCAGAGCACCAGGCGCCGCAAATGACTCACCAAACTCTGGATTCATTGTTGTCAGCCACtgacaaaaatgaaggaaaaatcaaGATGATTGAAAGCAAAGTTCGGGTACATTTAAAAGGAGATTTATATGCCGACACTTCTGCAAATGCTGATGTCTCAATAGATTCCACAAAAAGccaatacacacacacaaaaggagCTGGTGAAATGTCAGAAAAGAACGATAGCACTGAtacagagaaggagaagaaagtcATCGAAGTAGCAGACTTAGCACTAATTGGAGAGGAGGAAGCACCCAAATTTTTCaaatcacagagaaaacatACTACTAAAACTTTCAACACATCGTCCCTGCCTGCCGAAGACAACAAGCATGCACCCGGGCCTGAGCAAGCAGATCCCAGGGCTTGCTCCCCGGGGgatgaaagcagagctgaagacaCTCAGGAACACAGAGGATTCACAAGGttaaaagacagaggaaagtCAGACAACAGAAATAAGGGAAGACTGATAGGGAAGGAAAGTGAAGCAAATGGCACAGGACAGGCATGGAAACGAGCAGATAGTGGGGTTCGGTGGGAAGCGGTGGGTGATGCAAGGTCTCAGAGTACGGCTTACACAAAAAAGCTGTTTACCTGCCAAGAGACAGAGAGTTGTGAAAAGTCTCCTGTCTCTGAGCATGGTATTACAGGGAAAGCAGAGGCAGGTACAGcttatataattaaaacaacatcAGAAAGTGCTCCAGAAAAAATGTCTGCCAGTGAAAAAGCAGTAATTGCTAAGCTACCTCAAGAGACTGCACTAAGTGACAGGcccacagaggaaaaggaaacagcGTTTGATACACATGAAGGGAGAAATGATGGTTCACATTATGCTCTTTGTCAACTCAACACAGTGGGTGTATTATATGACACCGAATTTGAAAAGGAATCAGTTTTAGATATTTATAATGCACGCGTACATGAAacactgcaaagagaaatgatGTCTGTATGCAATAGCAGGGAAAAACGTGCCAAAGCAAAATCAGACATTGGCAATATTCTACCTGCAGGAGAAGCCATAAAGGCTTCTGCTATGGGAAAGAAAGATGGCTTGGGGCAGGGTTTATATTCAGAAGAAGTATCTAAATGTTCCTTGAGCACCCAAAAGCACCTATATGGTGAGGAAGTGGAAGAGTTCTGTAGGGAAGAAAGCTACCTTGGAACACCTTCCTCTCTGCATGctaaagctgaaacaaaaatgtcacCCTCTGGTACAAACACTATGTCCAATTACCACTATAAAAGCTCTTCAGTGGCATCTTCTGAAGGGTCCACTGTGGCAGGAGACAAGGACCATCCATATATTCACTCTGATTTCAAAGTCATTGAAAAGGTTTTTGCTGAGTCAGGATGTGATTTAAGTCTACCAAATGAAATGACATGTATTAACAAAAACCTCTCTCctgaagctggaagaaaagaagtacCTTCCTCTTCAGACACAGCCATTTCTagggaagaaagagggaagaataTAGGTCAATGTTTCCATCAAGCAGAATTCAAACAAGAGAAGTCATTGAGGCCAGAAATTTCAATTAGTGAGCCTACCGAAGAAGTTGGCAGGAAGGGCTCTGATTCTGACCGTTTAATAACTGAGGGGAAAACACTAAATTGGCTTGATGACTCACAGAATGAAAAGCAGCATATTTCTCATTCTGCAGATATTTCTGACCAGAAAAGTGAAGCACATATGCTGCCTAGTGAATCTCCAGGTTTTAAAACATATTGGTtgcaaaatcttttatttcttcttctttcttgtgTTTGCTGCAACGCTCTATCACTATGATTTGATGGTTTGTCTTGCACTCTACCTGTTCTCCTTGTATTGGTTATactgggaaggaggaagaagcaagGAGTCTGTCAAGAAGGAATAACATTCTTTGATTGTCAGCTG
This is a stretch of genomic DNA from Cygnus atratus isolate AKBS03 ecotype Queensland, Australia chromosome 1, CAtr_DNAZoo_HiC_assembly, whole genome shotgun sequence. It encodes these proteins:
- the PPP1R3A gene encoding LOW QUALITY PROTEIN: protein phosphatase 1 regulatory subunit 3A (The sequence of the model RefSeq protein was modified relative to this genomic sequence to represent the inferred CDS: deleted 1 base in 1 codon); the protein is MESFEGPSRVSKANLLEVPTVNDFSSEDEDVKPDIKHRFSPLPRRRNSASSEEEEADTPTTIARKVSFADAFGFDLVSVKEFDTWEVPNTAQNNDLEDEVFPQEEFFLSQLFTLPASQEELLQKVREQKVLLESIVFLPGITCMNGIIRVLNVSFEKQVYVRMTLDDWVSYYDILAEFMPNSCGSETDQFCFKISLVPPYQRDGAKVEFCIRYETSIGTFWANNNDKNYTLICHKKENVSKLDNKPHREATDRHLKGCLKTTPSSKEEILATSDDDTWNNSRNSDKNIPEIVYSQAEDKETEPANENIKDKNAEYNQGDHEDDEKELELLLNQHFTGAKGTSTRDERNLDTTEPVNFPSETERLEKKLTCRERSSDLLRHPVPIGSSSENTSQETGKELKDNAKYSIRDYNSQPLGKEVTAGSANSSKQSWDHTGTSDTLSLAKYFPGTKQNEAIDIVATISSRQRKSHTDISRGETHSASGSKMMERLFISEDAADTSKEACEMRPETISSVHDESTQLNTCITETLDGNANPAPEHQAPQMTHQTLDSLLSATDKNEGKIKMIESKVRVHLKGDLYADTSANADVSIDSTKSQYTHTKGAGEMSEKNDSTDTEKEKKVIEVADLALIGEEEAPKFFKSQRKHTTKTFNTSSLPAEDNKHAPGPEQADPRACSPGDESRAEDTQEHRGFTRLKDRGKSDNRNKGRLIGKESEANGTGQAWKRADSGVRWEAVGDARSQSTAYTKKLFTCQETESCEKSPVSEHGITGKAEAGTAYIIKTTSESAPEKMSASEKAVIAKLPQETALSDRPTEEKETAFDTHEGRNDGSHYALCQLNTVGVLYDTEFEKESVLDIYNARVHETLQREMMSVCNSREKRAKAKSDIGNILPAGEAIKASAMGKKDGLGQGLYSEEVSKCSLSTQKHLYGEEVEEFCREESYLGTPSSLHAKAETKMSPSGTNTMSNYHYKSSSVASSEGSTVAGDKDHPYIHSDFKVIEKVFAESGCDLSLPNEMTCINKNLSPEAGRKEVPSSSDTAISREERGKNIGQCFHQAEFKQEKSLRPEISISEPTEEVGRKGSDSDRLITEGKTLNWLDDSQNEKQHISHSADISDQKSEAHMLPSESPGLKHIGCKIFYFFFFLVFAATLYHYDLMVCLALYLFSLYWLYWEGGRSKESVKKE